In Mytilus trossulus isolate FHL-02 chromosome 10, PNRI_Mtr1.1.1.hap1, whole genome shotgun sequence, the DNA window CTTAATTTCATGCATGAgggtttaaaatatatattttttttatgaatgtaataacaatttatagaaatactgtacatataaatattaaggtataatttaaaattgtagactataaaacaaattgaacatatatatatatatatataataataataatgggATTTGATTGGAATAAATCCTGATTGTCTGGGACTGTTGATTGTCAGTTTGGGACTGTTGTGTAAAATGGAATGACTGATGACTGAAACGTCTAACGCACGAAAGAAAACATACCAGCTGCAGTCTGGTCTAAGTGACTGGGATATTCAATGATTGATGCCGCCGGTGAATACCCATAAGGGAAATCACTGTAGGGATTATATATCAGACTAGCAGCACCACTGGCATCTGTTGGTGAAACGAGAGGTGGTGGAGGACCCCCGATCAGGCCTGCTGAACTTGTGGGGATGTTTTGCATTCTTGGTGCTAAGATGAGAGGTGCTCCTGCAGGACCAGGAGAACGCATCTGTTGTATACCACCCAATGGTGAAGTTGTAGCTATCATTCTATGAGCCTCTGGAAAAAATTAAACAGATCAACATTAAGATTGTAATTCTAGCTCACAAGCTTGAACATAAAAGTTTCAGAAACATAATAATATTATGTGCACTACAAATATCTAAGTATTTATAGACAGTATACtggttttatctattttttaaaaaatattaccactttcttgctattgaaagaaaacaatttttatcattagTCAATTATATCATTAAACGAGTAACACAATTATGGCTTGTTTGTTTCTATAATTAcaatagctaaaaaaaaatgttcaaataacaAACAAGCAAACCTGACATTTTTAAGCACACACTTGAATACTTCAGCAGTAAAATGGGATTATTCTAGAAGAATCATCCGAACAAATTACTGGAAATGTTTTTGGTTGCAgtgtgttttataaattaattgtcTGTTTGGCAGCATTGTATTTATAACTGATCCCAgcttttacataaataattacattttaaagtgttattttaaGTTCCTCTTgcttacattttcattttttttttactgaaattatgTCTTAACAAAATTAAGGTGTAGCAAAATGGCATAGCATTAAATACCAAAAATTTCTCCCATATGTTTTCAATTTACACAAAGCGCAATAATATTTCTACAGTCACGTAGAATAATTAAATTTACCAATCACATAAAATGCTAAGCCTGATGTAAAACAGATATGGAGCTTCTTATGTACAATTTACATTAGTAATCaacaaaattatacacaaaCAGTTAGCATAactaacttttaaatttattcttTTCTGAAGCAGTTATGTGATCTAGGTCTGGTAGTAACATGTTTTTGTTCAAGAAAatgttgtcttttttaatttcattaaacataTATTCCCCGATTTCATTCTAATCCAATTCACTGACGGAGAAGTAATGTTATGTTAAAGCTGATTCAAGTCAATGGTGTTATAAAGATTCATGCATCTGTCTCAACCCTCCCTTTACAGACAATCCCAACCTTTTATTGTACACCATCCCTCAAACACAATCCTATTCCTATGAACCTTTCCTCAaccacattcatttttttaagattgttaTTCCAccctttttcttcttctatatACATGACATAACCTTTCAATAATATACACAGTTCCACACATTTTCTCTGTTCATTTCCCCTTTATTAGACAAACACACTCCTTTTACTCTGTACAACAATTATTCCACTCTTTTTATACACATCCTTATGGTTTATGCTTAACGTTTTTTAAGTTAACCAAAGTTAACCCCAAAATGATGAATTCTGGTTGTATATTTCAAGTAATAAATGACTCTTTTGAAAGGACTGAAAAAGATGTCAAGCCCTTAGGCCCAGTATTTTCCCCATATCCTtccaaacattaaaaaaacctaGTACCTTGGACAACACAATACTtgtatttttaagtaaaaagcatataatttccaaataattaaaagGGACTGCCCTTTCTTCTGGTTAAACATTTacaacttaaaaaatataactcCTCAACACCCACCAGAACAATTTTACTAGGAACTACAGggcaaaaaaatcaattttcaatagggaagtcttttttcaaatttccaaaatatgCTGGGGATATCtcctccttatttttatattacaaacGCATTACTTATCATACATACCTGACAACCTCTGAAAGTAAGAATGTGGGTCATGACCTGGATTGAGGAAAGAAATATCAGGTCAAAGTGGGTATGAAATTGTCAagtcatatataaaaataaggagatgtggattaattgccaatgagaaactATCCAtctatttatttaagatattCAAAAGTGcaaaatattatcaatttttcattttcaattctaagtaaaatatttgattgtatgttttaattttctaaagATTCATTTTGGAATAATTAAtcataatataacaataataaaatgcaATAATTTTTATCACATGATACATTCAaccataataaaaataatattctggTAATTCATCAAATAACGTTTCCTGAACTCTTcctgtttttatataatttccCTTGTATGAAGTTGAGAACTAGGGCATTTTTTGATGAGGCAACATTACtaaagtttttgattttaactcCAGTTAGAGTTGTTTaccttattgtttatttattcacTACACCTTTACACTTCCTATTCACTTGTGCTTGAATGATTGAAACCAGGTTTGGGATTTCTATCTAATCATACTCAGGACATTTGACCAAATAACCCCATTTTTAGGACATTTCAAGTCTTACCAGATAGTGATGAATTACCATTCTATCAATGAAGTgactaaatattgtttttaaaggcTATTAAGAATATATAGTGATTTTGGTCATATATGGAAATCCTGACAATTTAATGAGCTGAAAGGAAATTGAAAATTATGGGGAGATTGGGTCAATTCCTAGGTATGTCCTTTGAAGTTTTgcacatgaaagtatgaaacccccaaaaaattaaaaaaaaatcattttcaccTTCTCACCAGAGCTGAACATTTTCACTTGCACATTCAACAAATTAACTATTTACCAGAAAAAGTGTGGTACATGTGTTGCAAAGCTCTGACTATAAATTGAGTAGTATATGGTGTATATTTATAGCAGTTGAAGTTGAGAGAGAACAACTTGTGCAACCAAATGATCAGTTTGTTTTGTAAGTATTATCTGGACTGAcaagttaaatataaaatataacgcACCATGGCCATTCATTTTGGATGGGTCTGCAAACCCTCCGTTAAGTGCAGCAAAAGGGTTGCCAAATTGTGATGACAAGATCATTCCACCATCAACTAAAATTCAAAGAAACACAAAGGTTAATAAGCACCAGAATAATATTGTCAGATCAAATTAGGTCATAAAATGACCATGTGCATTTTATAACTCAATGAATTGTGTTGTGTTCACGgcataatattctttacaccatgAACTAAGACAAGTATCATCAAAACCAGAAACTAATTGAATATGGTAGGTATGTGTAAATAGTACCCCAAAGAAAGATTAGCAGAATATATTTAAGTTTGGCTGTGTCCTCAATGTTATTTGGacacctatattttttttgtcatttcacatttaaataaataaacatattttttggcttCAGAACTCTCTCTCatttatttgaagaaatatagtttttaatttaacatCAAAGAAGGTGATAATTTTGAGCCCCGGTTATTTTTTGTTCCTTGGTGAAAAAAAGTTACTTGTCTGTCAAAAAAGTTAGTAGAACTTAGCAAGACAAGTTAAGTATATAACGCACCCTGGCCATTCATTTTGGTAGGGTCTGCTCCATTTAGTGCAGCAAAAGGGTTGCCCATTGGGGATGCCAAGATCATTCTACCATCaactaaaaattaaagaatttcaaaaataacaaacatgttAATTCTGTTAAGGTCTACTTTATAAAGATTTTTAGTTTctcatttcataaatattttttttcattatcaaaaAGCAAAACTTATCTTTCCTAAGTTTTTGCAGTGTTATCACGATGTATTAGGGTTTTCTATGAAATGTACCTTCATGTGTGTTACTGATTTACTTTAACTTGTATAACATTTGAGtcatagtacacaagaaacagaACAGTACATTTCATTGGatcaatatttgatttaattaagaaattaaaatattacataataatttcaaaatcagtAAAACTTTTGAtcagtatttttaaatttgagatgCGCTTTTCTAAATTGGAAGAGAAACTAAATATCTTTGAAATAGACAATAAACTGTGAAATGCAAGCATTCGCTGACATGTTGAAACACATGACcttaaaaggcaataactcaCATGCACAATAGAATCATCATAATAATCACATTTATCTTCTAATTAttggaaaaatattcaaatctttaaaatttatcagtttaaaaacaacagtatTTCTATCAAAGCAAACTTTACACTAAACATTATTTCCCCCTTTTCTAAATGacattgtacatatatatattaaaggtaaagtttgctttaaataataataaaaattccaaatgttttaaattcattattgAGCAATTAAAACGGAACCAAGggattttgttgaaaaataaatcaaaacaactTTGAACTATTTCATTTGAAGTGCAAAAGAGTATTCATAGCTAAATTCACGCAAATTTACTAATAAATCTAGACTTTTCTTCAAACAAAACCCCTTGAATATGAATACAACAATATCTGTACGAGACTGGTGCTAAATATAAGGAATCTCATTAgcctgaaaaaaatacatgtattatatctaCAGGGCTAAGCAACCAGTCTTGTACAGAAACCAATATCaggatacaaaataaaatacaatataaatcatGCAAACATTTATCCCAAATAGTTACTCCAATATCCAAAACATGCATTGCTGCTGTCCGTTTAAAATAAATTCCCTCCTGACAACATGCATTTTaaacttatgaaaataatatcagtatataaatataaaaatattggaatatagtatgaaaatgaataaaaaatataatgggGGTTTAcgtattgaattgaaaaaaagtaaaaaatatgtagaaaagagaaaaaagattTGTAGAGTACTACACCGACACCAAGGAAAAGAAGTGCTGAAGATATACAGAAGTGACAATTAAAGAAGGTATAGATGTTTTAATTTAACTGTTTAACAAATGTTTCTAAGTTAAATTGAGTCTAGTATTAATGGCAAGTTTCATATATAAATGCCCATAAGGAAATCTTAAATTCTTATGTTTttcttcataaatataaatgaatacgGCTTTTATTTACAAGTTATACCCCCATCCCCCAGGCCAAAATGCAAAAATACGAGCAAAATTAGATTTCATCccaaattttctgtttaaagtAATCTTTTCAAAGTTAGAAAATGATTCttactaaataaaaatatatcatctttTTATAAGCATCTATACCTTCTAGATtatatagaaatctataaaaccGTATAAAATGTGTGCAAGGTGAGATTTTACTATATCTAAGAGTCTACAAAAGGGAGGTAACTGCAGTTACCACGTGTGAAATATGACAGCAAATCTACCGTTAAAACCAAATagataaaaataccaaaaaatagcaaaatgaATCATGCATCTAGACATAACCAAGATGTGTAGCCTCATTCTGAtgcaaaaaaaagaatatacagTGACAGGCAAAAAAAATGGGGAAGCTAATCCACTGCACACCGACTTTTGGCAGCATATACAGGCCACCTAACTTACGAGTCGTAGATGTTTGTGAGGCCGATGATGTAGAAGGTTTAGAAGTGTCACGATAAGTGCCATTTATGATAGCTAACTCCATGAGTTGTCGTTTCTTTAAATCGTCTTCCCCATCGGGCTGAAAAAAGgcaataattaattataatgtGAACCAATATACTATTGAGCAGCATGAAGCTGCAACACTTACGAGTCAATGTTGGGATCATTGCTTTTGCTTGATCTCTATATGTTCCGTTTAATATGGCAAGTTCCATTAATTGCATTTTCTTCAGGTCATCCTCACCTTCGGGCTGAAATTAGACCATACAATGTTAAATATTCCATTGCTTTCACATCCTGAAAA includes these proteins:
- the LOC134686912 gene encoding KH domain-containing RNA-binding protein qki.S-like isoform X2 → MGTETNKDERNTPEYLAQLLKDKKQIQAFPSVFIHLEKLLDEEINRVRLALFHHKGNQREELVIPDGVGAVQTFSEKLYVPTKDHPEFNFVGRILGPRGMTAKELEQYTGCKIMVRGKGSMRDKKKEDQNKGKPNWEHLNDELHVLLTVEDTANRAEAKLKKAVEEVKKLLVPAPEGEDDLKKMQLMELAILNGTYRDQAKAMIPTLTLDGRMILASPMGNPFAALNGADPTKMNGQVDGGMILSSQFGNPFAALNGGFADPSKMNGHGHDPHSYFQRLSEAHRMIATTSPLGGIQQMRSPGPAGAPLILAPRMQNIPTSSAGLIGGPPPPLVSPTDASGAASLIYNPYSDFPYGYSPAASIIEYPSHLDQTAAGAVPKMRRAVEGLRTHPYARVTLS
- the LOC134686912 gene encoding protein quaking-B-like isoform X5 yields the protein MGTETNKDERNTPEYLAQLLKDKKQIQAFPSVFIHLEKLLDEEINRVRLALFHHKGNQREELVIPDGVGAVQTFSEKLYVPTKDHPEFNFVGRILGPRGMTAKELEQYTGCKIMVRGKGSMRDKKKEDQNKGKPNWEHLNDELHVLLTVEDTANRAEAKLKKAVEEVKKLLVPAPDGEDDLKKRQLMELAIINGTYRDTSKPSTSSASQTSTTLDGRMILASPMGNPFAALNGADPTKMNGQVDGGMILSSQFGNPFAALNGGFADPSKMNGHGHDPHSYFQRLSEAHRMIATTSPLGGIQQMRSPGPAGAPLILAPRMQNIPTSSAGLIGGPPPPLVSPTDASGAASLIYNPYSDFPYGYSPAASIIEYPSHLDQTAAE
- the LOC134686912 gene encoding protein quaking-B-like isoform X1, with translation MGTETNKDERNTPEYLAQLLKDKKQIQAFPSVFIHLEKLLDEEINRVRLALFHHKGNQREELVIPDGVGAVQTFSEKLYVPTKDHPEFNFVGRILGPRGMTAKELEQYTGCKIMVRGKGSMRDKKKEDQNKGKPNWEHLNDELHVLLTVEDTANRAEAKLKKAVEEVKKLLVPAPDGEDDLKKRQLMELAIINGTYRDTSKPSTSSASQTSTTLDGRMILASPMGNPFAALNGADPTKMNGQVDGGMILSSQFGNPFAALNGGFADPSKMNGHGHDPHSYFQRLSEAHRMIATTSPLGGIQQMRSPGPAGAPLILAPRMQNIPTSSAGLIGGPPPPLVSPTDASGAASLIYNPYSDFPYGYSPAASIIEYPSHLDQTAAGAVPKMRRAVEGLRTHPYARVTLS